The following proteins are co-located in the Sphingomonas donggukensis genome:
- a CDS encoding putative bifunctional diguanylate cyclase/phosphodiesterase, with translation MLFRKPRASAPLEVPAAPPPASASVEEAFASPRPNDSASYIDLFPIPVAVVRRTAAGIEIDVVNQAFRRAGLGSATDSSPVVRLLGERIAQHCDSGALREEFVWQFGETIDARYFRVVIARRKNAPPDRHIVSLIDETGAQRTETSLRREMLTDSLTGLPNRGGFGDQIDGTITRDNAGAHAVMIVNMDRFSRVNACMGSLAGDELLISVARRIKGALRGRDTLARIGGDEFGVLLATDEGAADALHVAKRIQAALATPFRLSDFEIRVDCSIGIALGDEEIVEPEDLIRHAQFAVKRAKKTGKAEVYNQSTFDIVRTQFGIETRLRRAIDNGEMRLTFQPICDLASGRIVSFESLARWSHEGREISPTDFIPVAEECGLIVPLGRWAMDAAARTIANWDVRAGGYCGANLAVNLSAIQFQRDQIAPMVRHAIEAHGVAGQRLTLELTESAIVTDPDRIAATLHALKSLGTTIAMDDFGTGYSNLAYLQKLPIDVLKIDRSFVSGMLADRDKVAIVRAVLSLAQALGMRTTAEGIETNELAQTLAALGCTYGQGYLYARPLECDDAYAFLTAHSA, from the coding sequence ATGCTCTTCCGCAAGCCCCGTGCATCGGCCCCCCTCGAGGTGCCGGCCGCTCCACCGCCCGCCTCGGCGAGCGTGGAAGAGGCGTTCGCGTCGCCGCGGCCCAACGACAGCGCATCCTATATCGACCTCTTCCCGATCCCCGTCGCGGTCGTCCGTCGCACCGCTGCGGGCATCGAGATCGACGTGGTCAACCAGGCGTTCCGCCGCGCCGGGCTGGGCAGCGCCACCGACAGCTCGCCGGTGGTGCGCCTGCTCGGCGAGCGGATCGCGCAGCATTGCGACAGTGGCGCGCTGCGCGAGGAATTCGTCTGGCAATTCGGCGAAACGATCGACGCGCGTTACTTCCGCGTCGTCATCGCCCGGCGCAAGAATGCGCCGCCCGACCGCCACATCGTCAGCCTGATCGACGAAACCGGCGCCCAGCGCACCGAAACTAGCCTGCGTCGCGAAATGCTGACCGACAGCCTGACCGGCCTGCCCAACCGCGGCGGCTTCGGCGACCAGATCGACGGCACGATCACGCGCGACAACGCCGGCGCGCATGCGGTGATGATCGTCAACATGGACCGGTTCAGCCGCGTCAACGCCTGCATGGGCAGCCTGGCCGGCGACGAGCTGCTGATCTCGGTCGCGCGCCGGATCAAGGGGGCATTGCGCGGGCGCGACACGCTGGCCCGGATCGGTGGCGACGAATTCGGTGTGCTGCTGGCGACGGACGAGGGGGCCGCCGACGCGCTGCACGTCGCCAAGCGCATCCAGGCGGCACTCGCCACGCCGTTCCGCCTGTCGGACTTCGAAATCCGGGTCGATTGCTCGATCGGCATCGCGCTTGGCGACGAGGAGATCGTCGAGCCCGAGGATCTGATCCGCCACGCCCAGTTCGCGGTGAAGCGCGCGAAGAAGACCGGCAAGGCCGAGGTCTATAACCAGTCGACCTTCGACATCGTGCGCACCCAGTTCGGCATCGAGACGCGGTTGCGCCGCGCGATCGACAATGGCGAGATGCGGCTGACGTTCCAGCCGATCTGCGACCTGGCGAGCGGGCGGATCGTGTCGTTCGAATCGCTGGCCCGCTGGTCGCACGAGGGGCGCGAGATTTCGCCGACCGACTTCATCCCGGTGGCCGAGGAATGCGGGCTGATCGTGCCGCTGGGGCGCTGGGCGATGGACGCGGCGGCGCGGACGATCGCCAACTGGGACGTGCGCGCCGGGGGCTATTGCGGCGCGAACCTCGCGGTCAACCTGTCCGCCATCCAGTTCCAGCGCGACCAGATCGCACCGATGGTCCGCCACGCGATCGAGGCGCACGGCGTCGCCGGCCAGCGACTGACGCTGGAGCTGACCGAAAGCGCGATCGTCACCGATCCCGACCGCATCGCCGCCACGCTCCATGCGCTGAAATCGCTCGGGACGACGATCGCGATGGACGATTTCGGCACCGGCTATTCGAACCTCGCCTACCTTCAGAAACTCCCCATCGACGTGCTGAAGATCGACCGCAGCTTCGTGTCCGGCATGCTCGCCGACCGTGACAAGGTGGCGATCGTGCGCGCGGTGCTCAGCCTGGCGCAGGCACTCGGCATGCGGACGACGGCGGAGGGGATCGAAACCAACGAACTTGCCCAGACGCTCGCCGCGCTCGGCTGCACCTACGGCCAGGGCTATCTCTACGCGCGTCCGCTCGAGTGCGACGACGCCTATGCGTTCCTGACCGCGCACAGCGCCTGA
- the parC gene encoding DNA topoisomerase IV subunit A produces MASQPLEPIIDAPFDSALSERYLVYALSTITARSLPDVRDGLKPVHRRLLWAMRLLKLDPAAGYKKCARVVGDVIGKYHPHGDQSVYDAMVRLAQTFSLRYPLVDGQGNFGNIDGDNAAAYRYTEARLTQVAIDLMDGLDENATDFKPTYNGEEDEPELFPGLFPNLLANGAAGIAVGMATSIPPHNAAELIDAAIALIDNPQANVLDHVRGPDFPTGGIVVDTPAAIAESYATGRGSFRVRARIAVEREKGGGWHLVVSEIPYGVQKGKLIEGIAALINDKKLPILGDVRDESDEAIRIVLEPRARTVDPTMLIDSLYRWSDLETRVPLNLNVLDKTRTPRVMSLAEALSAWVEHGFVVLRRRSEHRLSKIADRLELLGGYLIAYLNLDRVIEIIRGEDEPKPVMVAEFALTDRQAEAILNMRLRSLRRLEEMEIVRERDKLEKEQGELQLLLSSDARQRTRMKRDLGRIRDRYGPETALGARRTTVEEAAPAREIPLEAMIEREPITVILSQRGWIRAMKGHVELSSAETLKFKEGDGPLFAFHAQTTDKLLLAVDSGRFYTLAADKLPGGRGFGEPVRLMIDLEADAAIVALTRAAAAEKLLVVASDGRGFIVRAADTIAETRKGKTVMTPRSGAKLKLVRAIGAEDDYVAAIGDNRKLLVFPLTELVELSRGQGVQLQRFRDGGLSDAITFRYAAGISWAMGGEAGRTRTESDMAAWRAARGAAGRMPPTGFPRDNRF; encoded by the coding sequence ATGGCTTCGCAACCGCTCGAACCGATCATCGACGCTCCCTTCGACAGCGCCCTGTCGGAGCGGTATCTCGTCTATGCGCTGTCGACGATCACCGCGCGGTCGCTGCCCGATGTGCGCGACGGGTTGAAGCCGGTCCACCGCCGCCTGCTGTGGGCGATGCGCTTGCTGAAGCTCGATCCCGCCGCCGGCTACAAGAAGTGCGCGCGCGTCGTCGGCGACGTCATCGGCAAATACCACCCGCACGGCGACCAGTCGGTGTACGACGCGATGGTCCGCCTCGCGCAGACGTTTTCGCTGCGCTATCCGCTGGTCGACGGGCAGGGCAATTTCGGCAACATCGACGGCGATAACGCGGCGGCCTACCGCTATACCGAGGCCCGGCTGACCCAGGTCGCGATCGACCTGATGGACGGGCTCGATGAAAATGCGACCGATTTCAAGCCGACCTACAACGGCGAGGAGGACGAGCCCGAGCTGTTTCCGGGCCTGTTCCCGAACCTGCTCGCCAACGGTGCCGCCGGCATCGCGGTGGGCATGGCGACCAGCATTCCGCCGCACAACGCCGCGGAGCTGATCGATGCCGCGATCGCGCTGATCGACAACCCGCAGGCCAACGTCCTCGACCATGTCCGCGGCCCCGATTTCCCGACCGGCGGCATCGTCGTCGATACGCCCGCCGCCATCGCCGAAAGCTATGCGACCGGACGCGGCAGCTTCCGCGTCCGCGCGCGCATTGCCGTCGAGCGCGAAAAGGGCGGCGGCTGGCACCTGGTCGTCAGCGAAATTCCCTACGGCGTGCAGAAGGGCAAGCTGATCGAGGGCATCGCCGCGCTCATCAACGACAAGAAGCTGCCGATCCTGGGCGACGTTCGCGACGAATCGGACGAGGCGATCCGCATCGTGCTCGAACCCCGCGCGCGCACCGTCGATCCGACGATGCTGATCGACAGCCTGTACCGCTGGTCCGACCTCGAAACGCGCGTGCCGCTGAACCTCAACGTCCTCGACAAGACGCGCACGCCGCGGGTGATGAGCCTGGCCGAGGCTCTGTCCGCCTGGGTCGAGCACGGCTTCGTCGTGTTGCGCCGCCGCAGCGAGCACCGCCTCTCGAAAATCGCCGACCGGCTGGAACTGCTCGGCGGCTATCTGATCGCCTACCTCAACCTCGACCGGGTGATCGAGATCATCCGCGGCGAGGATGAGCCGAAGCCGGTGATGGTCGCCGAATTCGCGCTGACCGATCGTCAGGCGGAAGCGATCCTGAACATGCGGCTGCGGTCGCTCCGGCGGCTCGAGGAAATGGAAATCGTGCGCGAGCGCGACAAGCTGGAGAAGGAGCAGGGCGAGCTGCAACTGCTGCTGTCCTCCGACGCGCGCCAGCGCACGCGCATGAAGCGCGACCTCGGCCGCATCCGCGACCGCTACGGCCCCGAAACGGCACTCGGCGCGCGCCGCACGACCGTCGAGGAAGCGGCACCCGCGCGCGAGATCCCGCTGGAGGCGATGATCGAGCGCGAGCCGATCACCGTCATCCTGTCGCAACGCGGCTGGATCCGCGCGATGAAGGGGCATGTCGAGCTGTCGTCGGCGGAGACGCTGAAGTTCAAGGAGGGCGACGGCCCGCTGTTCGCGTTCCATGCCCAGACCACCGACAAGCTGCTGCTCGCGGTCGACAGTGGGCGGTTCTACACGCTGGCCGCCGACAAGCTGCCGGGCGGGCGTGGCTTCGGCGAGCCGGTGCGGCTGATGATCGACCTGGAGGCGGACGCGGCGATCGTCGCGCTGACCCGCGCCGCGGCTGCCGAAAAGCTGCTGGTGGTGGCGAGCGACGGACGCGGCTTCATCGTGCGTGCTGCCGACACGATCGCCGAGACGCGCAAGGGCAAGACCGTGATGACCCCGCGCTCCGGCGCGAAACTGAAGCTCGTCCGCGCGATCGGTGCGGAGGACGATTACGTCGCCGCGATCGGCGACAACCGCAAACTGCTGGTGTTCCCGCTGACCGAACTGGTCGAGCTGTCGCGCGGGCAGGGGGTGCAGCTGCAGCGGTTCCGCGACGGCGGGCTCTCCGACGCGATCACCTTCCGCTACGCCGCCGGCATCAGCTGGGCGATGGGCGGGGAGGCGGGGCGGACCCGGACGGAAAGCGACATGGCCGCGTGGCGGGCCGCGCGCGGTGCGGCGGGGCGGATGCCGCCCACCGGCTTCCCGCGCGACAACCGCTTCTGA
- the gcvA gene encoding transcriptional regulator GcvA produces the protein MRHIPPLAAVRVFEAAARHENFTTAAVELGMTQAAVSYQVKLLEERLGVPLFRRERRRVVLTDAGRRASAQVTRAFDALDSAFAAIRTEDAGLLTISTSNTFANTWLAWRLGGFQMAQPEVAVRLLTSDALVDFASDDVDVAIRAGRGGWEGLHQEQLLPIDFTPMCSPDFLSRHGGAITLDDLAHLPLISPHDPWWPHWLAEAGVAVPPGPPRGGIRLDSQAHEGHAAMAGQGVAMLTPYFWRNDLAEGRLVQLFDQLSTRGYGYWLVYPEHRRTVAKIRRFRDWLIAELAKDSFPATVVVR, from the coding sequence ATGCGTCACATTCCCCCGCTCGCCGCCGTCCGGGTGTTCGAGGCTGCCGCCCGGCACGAGAATTTCACGACCGCCGCCGTCGAACTCGGCATGACCCAGGCCGCGGTCAGCTATCAGGTGAAGCTGCTGGAGGAGCGGCTTGGCGTGCCGCTGTTCCGGCGCGAGCGGCGGCGGGTGGTGCTGACCGACGCCGGTCGCCGCGCCAGCGCGCAGGTGACGCGGGCGTTCGACGCACTCGACAGCGCGTTCGCGGCGATCCGGACGGAGGATGCCGGTCTGCTGACGATCTCGACCTCGAATACCTTTGCCAACACCTGGCTGGCGTGGCGGCTTGGCGGGTTCCAGATGGCGCAGCCGGAGGTGGCGGTGCGGCTGCTGACCAGCGACGCGCTCGTCGATTTCGCCTCCGACGACGTCGATGTCGCGATCCGCGCCGGGCGGGGCGGGTGGGAGGGGCTGCATCAGGAGCAATTGCTGCCAATCGACTTCACCCCGATGTGCAGCCCCGATTTCCTCAGCCGGCACGGCGGCGCGATCACGCTCGACGATCTCGCGCACCTGCCGCTGATCTCGCCGCACGATCCGTGGTGGCCGCACTGGCTGGCGGAGGCAGGCGTCGCGGTGCCGCCCGGTCCCCCGCGCGGCGGCATCCGCCTCGATTCGCAGGCGCATGAGGGGCACGCCGCAATGGCCGGGCAGGGGGTGGCGATGCTCACCCCCTATTTCTGGCGCAACGACCTGGCCGAGGGTCGGCTGGTGCAGCTGTTCGACCAGCTGTCGACCCGCGGTTACGGCTATTGGCTGGTCTATCCCGAGCACCGCCGCACGGTGGCGAAGATCCGCCGCTTCCGCGACTGGCTGATCGCCGAGCTGGCGAAGGACAGCTTTCCGGCGACCGTCGTGGTGCGCTAA
- a CDS encoding alpha/beta hydrolase, with amino-acid sequence MFRIAALLAIAPVMTGDLLTWPDLTKRPQPSADATLSYGPDQMQKVDVWLPAGKGPHPVVLMVHGGCWQTSIADRSLMNWIAADLRSEGIAVWNIDYRGIDRAGGGYPGTFADTAQAADLLTRNARRYHLDTRRVVAVGHSAGGHLALWLAARRKLPKDSPLAGGKPIRLARVISLGGLPDLEATAASPDNGCGTEVVAKLVGTGRSDPYTDTSVPRLLPIGVRQDLVNGREDKIIPFRMATAYAAAATRAGDTAALHTVPATGHVELVAPESAAWAETKRIIREGFADK; translated from the coding sequence ATGTTCCGCATCGCCGCACTTCTCGCTATCGCCCCGGTCATGACCGGCGACCTGCTCACCTGGCCCGACCTGACCAAGCGCCCGCAGCCAAGCGCCGACGCGACACTGAGCTACGGGCCCGACCAGATGCAGAAGGTCGACGTGTGGCTGCCCGCCGGCAAGGGGCCGCACCCGGTGGTGCTGATGGTGCACGGCGGCTGCTGGCAGACGTCGATCGCCGATCGCAGCCTGATGAACTGGATCGCCGCCGACCTGCGCAGCGAGGGTATCGCGGTGTGGAACATCGACTATCGCGGGATCGATCGCGCCGGCGGGGGCTATCCGGGCACCTTTGCCGACACCGCGCAGGCCGCCGACCTGCTGACCCGCAACGCGCGGCGCTATCACCTAGACACCCGCCGTGTCGTCGCGGTCGGGCATAGCGCAGGCGGGCACCTCGCCCTGTGGCTGGCGGCGCGGCGCAAGCTGCCCAAGGACAGCCCGCTCGCCGGCGGCAAGCCCATCCGCCTTGCCCGCGTCATCAGCCTGGGCGGCCTGCCCGACCTGGAGGCCACCGCGGCCAGCCCGGACAACGGCTGCGGCACCGAAGTCGTGGCGAAGCTCGTCGGAACCGGTCGCTCCGATCCCTATACCGACACCTCCGTCCCGCGCCTGCTGCCGATCGGCGTGCGGCAGGATCTCGTCAACGGGCGAGAGGACAAGATCATCCCGTTCCGCATGGCGACTGCCTACGCCGCCGCCGCCACCCGCGCCGGCGACACCGCGGCACTGCACACCGTGCCGGCGACCGGTCATGTCGAACTCGTCGCGCCGGAGAGTGCCGCTTGGGCGGAGACGAAGCGGATCATTCGCGAGGGGTTCGCCGACAAATAA
- the purC gene encoding phosphoribosylaminoimidazolesuccinocarboxamide synthase, protein MARRRQIYEGKAKILYEGPEPGTLIQYFKDDATAFNAQKKGTISGKGVLNNRISEHIFTLLGHIGIPTHFIRRLNMREQLIRQVEIVPIEVVVRNVAAGSISTRLGIEEGTQLPRTIIEYYYKDDALGDPMISEEHVLCFGWAAQDELHDMADMAIRVNDFLSGLFAGIGIRLVDFKLEFGRIWDNDYGRIILADEISPDGCRLWDMTSGEKLDKDRFRRDLGGEVEAYQEVARRLGLLPEGADSAVLDLESHRKRRGK, encoded by the coding sequence ATGGCTCGCCGCCGCCAGATCTATGAGGGCAAGGCCAAGATCCTGTACGAGGGGCCGGAGCCCGGCACGCTGATCCAGTATTTCAAGGACGATGCGACCGCGTTTAACGCCCAGAAGAAGGGCACGATCAGCGGCAAGGGCGTGCTCAACAACCGGATTTCCGAGCACATCTTCACCCTGCTCGGCCACATCGGCATCCCGACGCACTTCATCCGCCGGCTGAACATGCGCGAACAGTTGATCCGCCAGGTCGAGATCGTGCCGATCGAGGTCGTCGTGCGTAATGTCGCGGCGGGATCGATCAGCACGCGGCTGGGGATCGAGGAAGGCACGCAGCTGCCCCGCACGATCATCGAATATTACTACAAGGACGATGCGCTCGGCGATCCGATGATCTCCGAGGAACATGTGTTGTGCTTCGGCTGGGCGGCACAGGACGAGCTGCACGACATGGCCGACATGGCGATCCGCGTGAACGATTTCCTCAGCGGGCTGTTCGCCGGCATCGGCATCCGGCTGGTCGATTTCAAGCTGGAATTCGGGCGGATCTGGGACAACGACTATGGCCGGATCATCCTGGCCGATGAGATCAGCCCGGACGGATGCCGCCTGTGGGACATGACGTCGGGCGAGAAGCTCGACAAGGACCGTTTCCGCCGCGATCTGGGCGGCGAGGTCGAGGCGTATCAGGAAGTCGCCCGTCGCCTGGGCCTGCTCCCCGAAGGCGCCGATTCCGCGGTCCTCGACCTCGAAAGCCATCGCAAGCGTCGTGGCAAGTAA
- a CDS encoding surface lipoprotein assembly modifier: MRRFVVAALLLGVSVATPAAAQHRAKCSLGTCQVRLTPEQLLAQAEALVRERRFDEAAPLIAALSQAPGMKLQSRFLEGYSASERGDYARAATTFKAILSDDPNQTRVRLELARAMLGLGQMGSADRQFRLAEQSGELPPDIAAAIRGARQVIRSKRAWRLDVDLGIAPDSNINNATAADRINVNFGDTTLPVALDGNARAKSGTGVNAAVSAGLRLPVAPNTSALLGLDANGTEYAGGMFDDYLVQGTAGAEQRLSEKASVSLEGVAAQRWFGGRVASRQFGARGGTQLMFSPSKRLGIQFDARHTDAAFDDQYSGWQAGLYVTGEKAVARILVASLGGFARRDWLNAAAYSSSEFGATAGLGGELPYGVNFGVTATVSHASYDAPVTFFSLDRRRDWRYSARATLGYRKLRVLGFSPQLTLSYARNASNIDYYATDRVRMRFGLARYF; the protein is encoded by the coding sequence ATGCGTCGATTCGTCGTCGCGGCGCTGCTGCTCGGCGTGTCGGTCGCGACGCCCGCCGCCGCGCAGCACCGGGCCAAATGCAGCCTCGGCACATGCCAGGTCCGCCTGACCCCGGAGCAGTTGCTCGCGCAGGCCGAGGCACTGGTGCGCGAGCGGCGTTTCGACGAAGCGGCGCCCCTGATCGCCGCCCTCTCGCAGGCGCCAGGCATGAAGCTCCAGAGCCGCTTCCTCGAAGGCTATTCGGCGTCCGAACGGGGCGACTATGCGCGCGCCGCGACGACGTTCAAGGCTATCCTGAGCGACGACCCCAACCAGACCCGCGTCCGGCTGGAGCTGGCCCGGGCGATGCTCGGGCTCGGGCAGATGGGCAGCGCCGACCGCCAGTTCCGCCTGGCCGAGCAGTCGGGTGAGCTGCCGCCGGACATCGCCGCGGCGATTCGCGGCGCGCGGCAGGTGATCCGGTCGAAACGCGCATGGCGGCTGGACGTGGACCTCGGCATCGCGCCCGACAGCAACATCAACAACGCGACAGCCGCCGACCGTATCAACGTCAATTTCGGCGATACGACGCTTCCCGTCGCGCTCGACGGCAATGCGCGGGCGAAGTCGGGGACCGGCGTCAATGCCGCCGTGTCCGCCGGACTGCGCCTGCCGGTCGCGCCGAACACCTCCGCGCTGCTTGGGCTCGACGCCAACGGCACCGAATATGCCGGCGGGATGTTCGACGACTATCTGGTGCAGGGCACAGCCGGCGCCGAGCAGCGCCTGTCGGAAAAGGCCAGCGTCTCGCTGGAGGGTGTCGCGGCGCAGCGTTGGTTCGGCGGACGCGTCGCCAGCCGCCAGTTCGGCGCGCGCGGCGGCACGCAGCTGATGTTCTCCCCGAGCAAGCGGCTCGGCATCCAGTTCGACGCGCGCCACACCGACGCCGCGTTCGACGATCAATATTCGGGCTGGCAGGCCGGGCTGTACGTCACCGGCGAAAAGGCAGTCGCACGGATCCTCGTCGCCTCGCTCGGCGGCTTCGCACGGCGCGACTGGCTGAACGCCGCCGCCTATTCGAGCAGCGAATTCGGCGCGACGGCGGGCCTGGGCGGCGAGCTGCCCTACGGCGTCAACTTCGGCGTCACCGCGACCGTCAGCCATGCAAGCTACGACGCGCCGGTCACCTTCTTCTCGCTCGATCGGCGCCGCGACTGGCGGTACAGCGCACGCGCGACGCTCGGCTATCGCAAGCTGCGCGTGCTCGGCTTCTCGCCCCAGCTGACGCTCAGCTATGCGCGCAACGCGTCGAACATCGACTATTACGCGACCGACCGCGTCCGCATGCGCTTCGGGCTCGCCCGCTACTTCTGA
- the purS gene encoding phosphoribosylformylglycinamidine synthase subunit PurS, with product MKLRIVVTLKPGVLDPQGKAIEHALAGLGFGGVAGVRAGRIFELDVADDTSDAAVDEMCRKLLANTVIENYRVERQP from the coding sequence ATGAAGCTCCGCATCGTCGTGACGTTGAAGCCGGGCGTGCTCGATCCGCAGGGCAAGGCGATCGAACATGCGCTGGCAGGCCTCGGCTTCGGCGGAGTCGCCGGGGTGCGGGCCGGCAGGATCTTCGAACTGGACGTCGCCGACGACACCAGCGACGCCGCGGTCGACGAGATGTGCCGCAAGCTGCTCGCCAACACCGTCATCGAAAACTACCGCGTCGAGCGCCAGCCATGA
- the purQ gene encoding phosphoribosylformylglycinamidine synthase subunit PurQ, whose amino-acid sequence MKAAVVVFPGSNCDRDLAVAIRDVTGTAPTMVWHGDSELPDGLGLIALPGGFSYGDYLRCGAISARSPIMRAVVEQAGRGVPVLGVCNGFQVLTEAGLLPGALMRNAGLDFVCRDVPLTVATADSRFTNGYQAGETISIPVAHHDGNYFADAATLDRLEGEGRVAFRYAEDVNGSARGIAGILNEAGNVLGMMPHPERRIEAAHGGTDGRRLFDGLLAAVG is encoded by the coding sequence ATGAAGGCCGCGGTCGTCGTCTTTCCCGGATCGAACTGCGACCGCGATCTGGCGGTGGCGATCCGCGACGTCACCGGCACCGCGCCGACGATGGTGTGGCACGGCGACAGCGAGTTGCCCGATGGGCTGGGCCTGATCGCGCTGCCCGGCGGCTTTTCCTACGGCGATTACCTGCGCTGCGGCGCGATCTCGGCACGGTCGCCGATCATGCGCGCCGTCGTCGAGCAGGCGGGGCGCGGCGTGCCGGTGCTGGGCGTCTGCAACGGGTTCCAGGTGCTGACCGAGGCGGGGCTGCTGCCCGGCGCGCTGATGCGTAACGCGGGCCTAGATTTCGTGTGCCGCGACGTGCCGCTGACGGTCGCGACCGCCGACAGCCGGTTCACGAACGGCTACCAGGCTGGCGAGACGATCTCGATCCCCGTCGCCCACCACGACGGCAATTACTTCGCCGACGCCGCGACGCTCGACCGGCTGGAAGGCGAAGGCCGCGTCGCGTTCCGCTATGCCGAAGACGTCAACGGATCGGCCCGCGGCATCGCCGGCATCCTGAACGAAGCCGGCAATGTCCTCGGCATGATGCCGCACCCCGAGCGGCGCATCGAGGCGGCGCATGGCGGCACGGACGGGCGGCGGCTGTTCGATGGGTTACTGGCGGCGGTGGGTTGA
- a CDS encoding queuosine precursor transporter encodes MDRGDHQATAQVDARDVAGGQFRYFDVVMAAFVTILLLSNLIGASKRAVLDVPGIGTWAFGAGVVFFPVSYIIGDILTEVYGYARARRVIWTGFAALLFMAFMAWVVVALPPDAGWGGQAAYREVFGSTWRIVLASMTAFWVGEFANSFVLARMKVWTEGRHLWTRTIGSTIVGQAFDSLIFYPLAFYGQPGWTTAQLAQVVLSQFLLKTLWEALLTPVTYAVVGALKRREGIDVFDRGTDFTPFRTGV; translated from the coding sequence ATGGATCGGGGGGATCACCAGGCGACGGCGCAGGTCGATGCGCGCGACGTGGCGGGCGGGCAGTTCCGCTATTTCGACGTCGTCATGGCGGCGTTCGTCACCATCCTGCTGCTGTCGAACCTGATCGGCGCGTCGAAGCGCGCGGTGCTCGACGTGCCCGGCATCGGCACCTGGGCGTTCGGCGCGGGGGTGGTGTTCTTTCCCGTCAGCTACATCATCGGCGACATCCTGACCGAAGTGTATGGCTATGCCCGTGCGCGCCGCGTGATCTGGACGGGGTTTGCCGCGCTGCTGTTCATGGCGTTCATGGCGTGGGTGGTGGTGGCGCTGCCGCCCGACGCCGGCTGGGGCGGGCAGGCGGCGTATCGGGAGGTGTTCGGTAGCACGTGGCGCATCGTCCTCGCGTCGATGACCGCCTTCTGGGTCGGCGAATTCGCCAACAGTTTCGTGCTGGCGCGGATGAAGGTGTGGACCGAGGGGCGCCACCTGTGGACCCGCACGATCGGCTCGACGATCGTCGGCCAGGCGTTCGACAGCCTGATCTTCTACCCGCTCGCCTTCTACGGCCAGCCCGGCTGGACGACCGCCCAGCTGGCGCAGGTGGTGCTCAGCCAGTTCCTGCTGAAGACGTTGTGGGAGGCGCTGCTGACGCCGGTGACCTATGCGGTGGTGGGCGCGCTCAAGCGGCGCGAGGGGATCGACGTGTTCGATCGGGGCACCGATTTCACGCCGTTCCGGACGGGGGTTTAG
- the obgE gene encoding GTPase ObgE produces MHFLDQAKIFVRSGTGGGGAVSFRREKFIEYGGPDGGNGGKGGDIVFEAVAGLNTLIDFRYTQHFRAPRGKGGAGSNMTGGGGDDLVIKVPVGTQVISEDKEHVLLDFTKVGQREIFLRGGDGGRGNLSYKTSTNRTPRQHGTGWPGDEAWVWLRLKLLADAGLVGLPNAGKSTFINAVTNAKAKVGEYAFTTTRPQLGVVRHKEREFVIADIPGLIEGAADGAGIGDRFLGHIERCRVLLHLVDANDPDVAESYRIVREELEAYGAGLTDKPFVVALNKIDTLDDELIAAISAELEAASGAEVIAISGAAGIGVDWVLDRMIEAIGDADAAKTIAADDEGEDALDWSPV; encoded by the coding sequence ATGCATTTTCTTGACCAGGCAAAGATCTTCGTCCGTTCGGGCACCGGCGGCGGCGGCGCGGTGTCGTTCCGGCGTGAGAAGTTCATCGAATATGGCGGGCCCGACGGCGGCAACGGCGGCAAGGGCGGCGACATCGTGTTCGAGGCGGTGGCCGGCCTCAACACCCTCATCGACTTTCGCTACACCCAGCATTTCCGCGCGCCCCGCGGCAAGGGCGGCGCGGGTTCGAACATGACAGGCGGCGGCGGCGACGATCTGGTCATCAAGGTACCCGTCGGCACCCAAGTCATCAGCGAGGACAAGGAGCACGTCCTGCTCGACTTCACGAAAGTCGGCCAGCGCGAGATATTCCTGCGCGGCGGCGACGGCGGTCGCGGCAACCTGAGCTACAAGACCTCGACCAATCGCACCCCGCGCCAGCACGGCACGGGCTGGCCGGGCGACGAGGCGTGGGTGTGGCTGCGCCTCAAGCTGCTCGCCGACGCCGGCCTCGTCGGCCTGCCCAACGCCGGCAAGTCGACCTTCATCAACGCCGTCACCAATGCGAAGGCCAAGGTCGGCGAATATGCCTTCACCACCACCCGCCCCCAGCTGGGCGTGGTGCGGCACAAGGAGCGCGAGTTCGTCATCGCCGACATCCCCGGCCTGATCGAGGGTGCGGCGGACGGCGCCGGGATCGGTGACCGCTTCCTGGGGCATATCGAGCGGTGCCGCGTGCTGCTCCACTTGGTTGACGCCAACGATCCCGACGTCGCCGAGAGCTACCGCATCGTGCGCGAGGAGCTCGAGGCCTATGGCGCCGGGCTGACCGACAAGCCGTTCGTGGTTGCGCTCAACAAGATCGACACGCTCGACGACGAACTGATCGCTGCGATTTCCGCGGAGCTGGAGGCGGCGAGCGGTGCCGAGGTCATTGCCATTTCGGGCGCGGCGGGGATCGGCGTGGACTGGGTGCTCGACCGCATGATCGAGGCGATCGGCGACGCCGATGCCGCCAAGACCATCGCCGCCGATGACGAGGGCGAGGATGCGCTCGACTGGTCGCCGGTCTGA